A genomic region of Metopolophium dirhodum isolate CAU chromosome 1, ASM1992520v1, whole genome shotgun sequence contains the following coding sequences:
- the LOC132948598 gene encoding uncharacterized protein LOC132948598 yields MKNSGKDLETYNLTLLCPINKSKMKLPVKSVKCNHLQCFDLQAFISLNEIEPTWLCPICSKSCILADLKIDSFLSFIINSINLPKTCEEVELDANGKWKPCILNSDSREGILGTSCGPLEKTILEIDLGNSDDEDLGDIVKTVLPITSAGNSNGSIRY; encoded by the coding sequence atgaaaaattctgGTAAAGATTTGGAGACTTACAACTTGACTCTTTTATgtccaataaataaatcaaaaatgaaacTGCCTGTCAAATCTGTCAAATGTAATCATTTGCAGTGTTTTGACTTGCAAGCTTTCATTTCTTTGAATGAGATAGAACCCACATGGCTGTGCCCTATATGTTCGAAGTCCTGTATCTTGGCTGATTTGAAAATAGACTCTTTCCTTTCGTTTATTATCAATAGTATAAACTTACCTAAAACTTGCGAGGAAGTAGAGCTTGATGCGAATGGTAAATGGAAACCATGTATATTGAACAGTGATAGTCGTGAAGGTATTTTGGGTACATCTTGTGGCcctttagaaaaaactattcttgaAATTGATTTGGGTAACTCAGATGATGAAGATCTCGGTGATATTGTAAAAACAGTATTACCGATAACAAGTGCAGGGAATTCCAATGGTTCAATaagatactaa